The DNA region AAAAGATTTAGCATAATTACGCCTAATCATAAACTGATCACACAATTGAGAGAATAAGGTTTCTATACGTTTTCTAAACTTTTTAAATTGATAAAACTGTGGTTTATAGTCTTTTTGATTCACCCGTTTCGGAGTTTCCAATTCGATATTTACCTCATTAAACAAATCAAGTTGGATGGTTTGAGAGAGGTATCCTCTATCTCCAAGCAACACACAATCTGATAATTGCGATTTTATATCTTTTAGATAATGAATATCATGAACCGAAGCAGGAGTTAAATCAAAACTTTGAAAAACTCCTTCAATAGAACATACAGCATGCAATTTGTATCCGTAATAGTGTAAATTTTGAGAGGCGCAAAATCCTTTATTTGGAAGGGCATAATCTTCTTCTTTACAAATTTTACTTCTTGAAGAACGAGCTATTTTGCAAACCTCTAAAGGCATACTATCAACCACAAAATAATTTTCAAATTCATTAAATTTTTCAACCATTTTCATTCTTATTTCTTCAATATGAAAAAACAACTGTC from Flavobacterium nitratireducens includes:
- a CDS encoding IS982 family transposase: MSNLEANYELILTELRKLTKTENFYFKPIKPKLSDIELISLIVLAEFKSIDSEHQLFREIKGLDISSKIERTVYNRRKRQLFFHIEEIRMKMVEKFNEFENYFVVDSMPLEVCKIARSSRSKICKEEDYALPNKGFCASQNLHYYGYKLHAVCSIEGVFQSFDLTPASVHDIHYLKDIKSQLSDCVLLGDRGYLSQTIQLDLFNEVNIELETPKRVNQKDYKPQFYQFKKFRKRIETLFSQLCDQFMIRRNYAKSFKGFKTRILSKITTLTTIQYLNKFVFGRNLNNLKINLT